From Chloroflexota bacterium:
AGTATTTTAAGACCTACGCCGGGAAGGAAAATTCCGCGCGTAATGACGGCATAATGGGTGCCGGGCAGTCCGAGAGCCTCCATGCGCATCATCTCGGGCATTGATGCGATGGGGAAGAAAATCCCGGTCAGGAAGAAGCCGGGGAAGAAGATCACCAAAAACGAGAGTGCCAGCGCCGCGGCCTGGGTGGGCATAAACACGCCCACGATAATGCCCATGCTTAAAATGGCAAACAGGAAAAGCGCCGAGAGTACAAAAAAAAGCGCGAAACTACCATTGAAAGGAATCTTGAACCAAAGCACTGCCAGAATTGGAATCACGATCACATTCACCAGCCCGACGACGATATAGGGCAGCATTTTGCCGACAAGCAATTCCGAGCGCTTGATCGGCGTCGCCATCAATTGCTCCAGGGTGCCATGCTCGCGCTCGTGGGCCAGCGTCAACGCTACCGAGAGCGCGGGCATCCCCAGGACCATTGAGATCAACCCGGGGATCAGATCGTTGCGCGGCTTCAGGCTGGGGTTGAACCAGGTGCGGATGCGTAAATCAATCGGTTGCAAAGATTCAATCGAAAACCCCAGTGCCTGAATCTGATCGGCGATGGCAGTGTTGATAAATTCCTCGGCGCGCCAGGCAATATGATCGACGGCAAACGCACCGCTCTCTGGCTCAGTGCCATCGATGATAATTTGCAGCGGCAGACCGCGCAGCGAGAGCAAATCGCTGGCAAATGCGGGGGAAAGTATCAACGCGGCCTTAATATCGCCGTGCATCAGTAAGCC
This genomic window contains:
- a CDS encoding ABC transporter permease, which gives rise to MNLRQIWAVTRKEFHHILRDRSTLILVLITPTVLLLLMAYALTVDIQNVPIAVLDLDRSSLSRSFVQQITAGEDLQLYAQVNTLDEIEGLLMHGDIKAALILSPAFASDLLSLRGLPLQIIIDGTEPESGAFAVDHIAWRAEEFINTAIADQIQALGFSIESLQPIDLRIRTWFNPSLKPRNDLIPGLISMVLGMPALSVALTLAHEREHGTLEQLMATPIKRSELLVGKMLPYIVVGLVNVIVIPILAVLWFKIPFNGSFALFFVLSALFLFAILSMGIIVGVFMPTQAAALALSFLVIFFPGFFLTGIFFPIASMPEMMRMEALGLPGTHYAVITRGIFLPGVGLKILWPYAVMLVGLGFAFTGVAALFFKKKLG